A region from the Vibrio navarrensis genome encodes:
- a CDS encoding M14 family metallopeptidase, with amino-acid sequence MQTRQTHPIGTPGQKWGEEERLAWRAQTHIQREYQSEVVPKIQALAEQFDIAQYGALSYDPARYPLFCLKSKRWDKTKPTVLITGGVHGYETSGVHGALQFMATEGKRYESHFNLVCAPCISPWGYEVINRWNPNALDPNRSFYPNSPAEESAHLLSLVAQLSDVLVHFDLHETTDSDESEFRPALAARDGQEFEPGNIPDGFYTVGDSENPQPEFQAAVIACVAKVTHIAPADENGEIIGSSVVQHGVINYPMAKLGLCGGITQCRFGTTTEVYPDSPKVTAQECNDAQVAAIVGGLDYVISTL; translated from the coding sequence ATGCAAACAAGACAAACTCACCCAATCGGAACACCGGGACAAAAATGGGGAGAAGAGGAGCGCCTGGCTTGGCGAGCTCAAACTCACATTCAACGTGAATACCAAAGTGAAGTGGTGCCAAAGATTCAAGCCTTGGCCGAGCAGTTTGACATCGCGCAATATGGCGCGCTCTCTTACGATCCCGCGCGTTATCCGCTGTTTTGCCTCAAGAGCAAACGTTGGGACAAAACAAAGCCAACGGTACTGATTACCGGGGGTGTACACGGCTATGAGACAAGCGGTGTGCATGGCGCTTTGCAGTTTATGGCAACCGAGGGCAAACGCTATGAATCTCACTTCAATCTGGTGTGTGCACCTTGTATCAGCCCTTGGGGCTATGAAGTGATCAACCGTTGGAACCCCAACGCACTCGATCCGAATCGCTCTTTCTATCCAAACAGCCCAGCGGAAGAATCCGCTCATTTGCTCAGTTTGGTCGCACAGTTAAGCGACGTGCTGGTGCATTTCGATCTGCATGAAACAACCGACAGCGACGAAAGCGAATTTCGCCCAGCGCTAGCAGCACGTGATGGCCAAGAATTTGAACCCGGCAACATTCCGGATGGTTTTTACACCGTCGGCGACAGCGAAAATCCGCAGCCAGAATTTCAAGCAGCGGTCATTGCTTGCGTGGCGAAAGTGACGCACATTGCGCCAGCGGATGAAAATGGCGAGATCATTGGCTCTAGCGTGGTGCAACATGGCGTGATCAACTACCCAATGGCGAAACTGGGGCTTTGCGGCGGCATCACGCAATGCCGTTTTGGCACCACCACGGAAGTCTATCCTGACAGCCCTAAAGTCACCGCCCAAGAGTGCAACGACGCACAAGTGGCAGCGATTGTCGGCGGTTTGGATTACGTGATCAGCACGCTTTAG
- a CDS encoding DUF808 domain-containing protein: MAGASLLTLLDDIASVLDDVAVMSKVAAKKTAGVLGDDLALNAQQVSGVSAEREIPVVWAVAKGSFRNKCILVPTALLISAFVPWLIMPLLLLGGLFLCFEGAEKILEKWHHAEPSEDKESGTEQAITDIAAYEKQKIAGAVRTDFILSAEIIVIALGTVQGQSTTAQILVVSLIAFVMTIGVYGLVAAIVKLDDLGFYLERRSHGKGIGNTLGQGLIRFAPKLMKGLTIVGTAAMFLVGGGIVVHNVPAIHHLIEPVLMNFSAYTLANALLPVLLNGMIGVLAGLLVVAIVTCVQKARAKFA; the protein is encoded by the coding sequence ATGGCAGGGGCGAGTTTATTAACCTTATTGGATGACATTGCATCCGTGTTGGATGATGTGGCCGTCATGTCTAAAGTGGCAGCGAAGAAGACCGCAGGTGTGCTAGGGGATGATTTGGCTCTCAATGCCCAGCAAGTGTCTGGGGTGAGCGCAGAGCGGGAAATTCCCGTTGTCTGGGCGGTTGCCAAGGGCTCGTTTAGAAACAAATGTATCCTAGTGCCCACAGCGCTACTGATCAGCGCTTTCGTCCCTTGGTTAATCATGCCGCTGCTTCTGCTCGGTGGCCTGTTTCTCTGCTTTGAAGGCGCGGAGAAAATCCTTGAAAAGTGGCATCACGCCGAACCATCGGAAGATAAGGAGAGCGGAACTGAGCAAGCGATTACCGACATTGCAGCTTATGAAAAACAGAAAATTGCAGGGGCGGTACGAACCGATTTTATCCTCTCGGCGGAAATTATCGTGATAGCACTGGGGACAGTGCAAGGCCAAAGTACCACCGCGCAAATATTAGTGGTGAGTTTGATCGCTTTTGTCATGACCATCGGTGTCTATGGCCTTGTTGCAGCGATTGTCAAACTCGATGATCTTGGCTTTTATCTCGAACGCCGCTCGCACGGCAAGGGAATTGGTAATACGCTGGGTCAGGGCTTGATTCGCTTTGCACCTAAGCTGATGAAAGGGTTAACAATAGTGGGAACTGCCGCCATGTTCCTCGTCGGTGGAGGCATCGTGGTGCACAACGTTCCGGCTATTCATCACTTGATTGAACCCGTGTTAATGAATTTCTCGGCATACACCTTGGCCAATGCGCTGCTCCCGGTGCTACTTAACGGTATGATTGGGGTGCTCGCGGGGCTACTCGTGGTGGCGATTGTCACTTGTGTACAAAAGGCTCGCGCTAAGTTCGCTTGA